In Chromatiales bacterium, the following are encoded in one genomic region:
- a CDS encoding sodium:proton antiporter, producing the protein MAEVVLSLMLMLLLALLARPLAERMRLPFSAVLVVIGFIGSELMIHFGGDTGVRAELFHDLVFFVFLPILIFESAFVIDAEMLWKNLAATLILAIPILLFSTFVTGALIYWGIAHPDGFPWIAALLAGALLSATDPVAVVALARRSGAPKRLVTLLEGESLFNDATAIVVFGIFLSIASMPEQPVSFGTAAMEFSIVFFGGTIIGILVALLTVLLLRAFEDPTTQGIISVISAYCAFIAAEHYLHVSGVMAVLALGLVVGRLIRADYEKGGFVERLWELAGFVANSLVFLLMGVTITLAMFEQRWLAILIGIAGVLVARAAGMFALIPLANRFTPQAPIDWRYQAVLFWGGLRGAVTLALALSIPVSLDYWWTIQSIAFGVVVFTLFVQAPTMPWLLRRLALRDSDRS; encoded by the coding sequence ATGGCCGAAGTTGTTCTATCGCTGATGTTGATGCTGCTGCTGGCGCTTCTGGCCCGACCGCTGGCCGAACGCATGCGCCTGCCGTTCAGCGCCGTGTTGGTCGTGATCGGGTTCATCGGATCCGAACTGATGATCCATTTCGGCGGCGATACCGGTGTGCGCGCCGAGCTGTTCCACGATCTGGTGTTCTTCGTGTTTCTGCCGATCCTGATATTCGAGTCGGCGTTCGTCATCGACGCGGAAATGTTGTGGAAGAACCTCGCCGCCACGCTGATCCTGGCGATTCCGATCCTGCTGTTCTCGACCTTTGTCACCGGCGCGCTGATCTACTGGGGCATTGCCCATCCCGATGGATTCCCGTGGATCGCGGCACTGCTCGCCGGTGCGCTGCTGTCGGCGACCGACCCCGTCGCGGTCGTCGCACTGGCGCGCCGCTCCGGCGCGCCGAAACGGCTCGTCACCCTGCTCGAAGGGGAAAGCCTGTTCAACGATGCGACCGCGATCGTCGTGTTCGGCATCTTTCTGTCGATCGCATCAATGCCGGAACAGCCGGTCAGCTTTGGCACCGCCGCCATGGAGTTCAGCATCGTGTTCTTCGGCGGCACGATCATCGGAATCCTCGTGGCGCTGCTCACGGTGCTGCTGCTGCGGGCGTTTGAAGACCCGACCACCCAGGGCATCATCTCGGTCATTTCTGCCTACTGCGCGTTCATTGCGGCCGAGCACTACCTGCACGTCTCCGGCGTCATGGCGGTGCTGGCGCTGGGACTGGTCGTGGGCCGACTGATTCGTGCCGACTATGAAAAAGGCGGTTTTGTCGAACGTCTCTGGGAGCTGGCCGGTTTCGTCGCGAATTCGCTGGTTTTTCTGCTCATGGGCGTCACCATCACGCTGGCGATGTTCGAACAGCGCTGGCTCGCGATTCTGATCGGCATCGCCGGGGTGCTGGTGGCGCGGGCGGCCGGGATGTTCGCGCTGATTCCGCTCGCCAACCGCTTCACGCCACAGGCGCCGATCGACTGGCGCTACCAAGCCGTGCTGTTCTGGGGCGGGCTGCGCGGCGCCGTGACGCTGGCGCTGGCGCTTTCGATCCCGGTGTCGCTCGATTACTGGTGGACGATCCAGTCGATCGCCTTTGGCGTGGTCGTGTTCACGCTGTTCGTGCAGGCGCCGACGATGCCGTGGCTGTTGCGGCGTCTGGCACTGCGCGATTCCGATCGTTCTTAG